The window CGAGGCGGAATGCCTGGCCAGCATCGGAGAAAAGGGATGATTCACGAAACCGCCATCGTCAGCCCCCAGGCCGAGATCGACCCCCAGGTGGAGATCGGCCCCTACGCCATCGTGGCTGCCGATGCGGTCGTCGGGGCCGGCACGACCATCGGGTCTCACAGCGTCATCGACTCCCACACCACCATCGGGCCGGATTGCCGCATTTTTCCGCATGCGGTCGTCGGCGAGGCGCCCCAGTCAGTGAAGTACGCCGGACAGAAGACCTACGCCAAGATCGGTCGCGGCACCATCATCCGCGAATTCACCACCGTCCACCGGGGCACCGCCGAGGGCGGCGGGGTGACCGAGGTGGGCAGCCACTGCCTGCTGATGGCTTACAGCCACGTGGCCCACGACTGCCGGGTGGGCAGCGGCGTGGTCCTGGCCAACGCGGCCACCCTGGCCGGGCATATCACCATCGGCGACTATGCCACCATCGGCGGCCTGGTGGCCATCCACCAGTTCGTGCGGATCGGGGAATACGCCTTTGTGGGTGGCAAGTCCGCCGTGGTGAAAGATGTGCCGCCCTACGTGATCGCCGCCGGCGATCGCGCCAGGCTGCATGGGCTGAACCGGGTGGGGTTGCGGCGGCACGGATTTTCGGAAAAGTCGCTGGCGCTGCTCAAGCAGGTCTACCGGATCATCTTTCGCATCGGGTTGACTCTCAACGAGGCCCTGGAGCGCGTCCGCGCCGAGGTCGACCTGGTGCCCGAGGTGGCCAATTTTATCAAGTTCATCGAATCCTCTCACCGGGGCATCACCCGCTGAACGTTTTTGGGGGCCGGGACCGTCGGGTCCCGGCCGCGGACACCATGCAACCCATCGGACTCATCGCAGGGGGCGGCCAGTTTCCCCTCATCTTTGCCAAAGCCGCCAGCGCCAAAGGCTACCGGGTTTACGCGGTGGGCTATGTCAACGAGGCCGACCCCGCCCTGGCCGATACGGTGACCGCCCTGGAGTGGCTGCACCTGGGGCAGCTCACACGGCTGGTTCGGTTTTTCCGGCAGCACGGCGTTTGCGAAGCCGTCATGATGGGCGCTGTCCGCAAAACCCGGATGTTCACCGACATTCGCCCCGACATCCAGGCCATCGCCCTGGCCGCCAGAATGCGCCACACCCACGACGACGGCCTATTGCGGGCCTTTGCGGATTTTCTCGAAAAAAAAGGGGTGCGCATCCGACCGTCCACATTTCTGCTGCCCGAGCTGCTGGCCCCCGAAGGCTGCTGGACCCGGCGGCGGCCCAGCCGCAGCCAAGAAAAAGACATCGCCCTGGGCTGGCGCCTGGCCAAAGAGATCGGGCGTCTGGACATCGGCCAGTGCGTCGTTGTGGGCGG is drawn from Desulfobacteraceae bacterium and contains these coding sequences:
- the lpxI gene encoding UDP-2,3-diacylglucosamine diphosphatase LpxI (LpxI, functionally equivalent to LpxH, replaces it in LPS biosynthesis in a minority of bacteria.), which translates into the protein MQPIGLIAGGGQFPLIFAKAASAKGYRVYAVGYVNEADPALADTVTALEWLHLGQLTRLVRFFRQHGVCEAVMMGAVRKTRMFTDIRPDIQAIALAARMRHTHDDGLLRAFADFLEKKGVRIRPSTFLLPELLAPEGCWTRRRPSRSQEKDIALGWRLAKEIGRLDIGQCVVVGGGSVLAVEAIDGTDATIRRGGRLGKGTAVVVKVCKPNQDLRFDVPAIGAETVRSMQAADARVLAVEAGKAVVFDRDQMVALADRYGIAIVARSGV
- the lpxA gene encoding acyl-ACP--UDP-N-acetylglucosamine O-acyltransferase, translated to MIHETAIVSPQAEIDPQVEIGPYAIVAADAVVGAGTTIGSHSVIDSHTTIGPDCRIFPHAVVGEAPQSVKYAGQKTYAKIGRGTIIREFTTVHRGTAEGGGVTEVGSHCLLMAYSHVAHDCRVGSGVVLANAATLAGHITIGDYATIGGLVAIHQFVRIGEYAFVGGKSAVVKDVPPYVIAAGDRARLHGLNRVGLRRHGFSEKSLALLKQVYRIIFRIGLTLNEALERVRAEVDLVPEVANFIKFIESSHRGITR